A window of the Athene noctua chromosome 31, bAthNoc1.hap1.1, whole genome shotgun sequence genome harbors these coding sequences:
- the YJU2B gene encoding putative splicing factor YJU2B gives MGERKGTNKYYPPDFDPAKHGSLNKYHHSHPLRERARKLAQGILVIRFEMPYNIWCDGCKNHIGMGVRYNAEKKKVGTYYTTPIYRFRMKCHLCVNYIEMQTDPAGCDYVIVSGARRKEERWDLRENEQVLPTEREEKEKLETDAMFRLEHGAADRATLQRAVPTLASLQEAQSAWKDDFALNSRLRQRFREEKKTLREEEEEAAALQAKAGLSIPLVREAEEDRRLAALLKYHSPDSYEEKQRMKRTEISSRSWFPPAAASGGRAGEALRKLGLGGRALRGRGGPPATPAGLGIVRRRSGEGPEGPVEPGGAERGETTPCSPPAAPSEPREGGDAGTAPPHAAPPPASLVADYSDSSSEAESA, from the exons ATG GGCGAGCGCAAAGGCACGAACAAGTACTACCCCCCCGACTTCGACCCGGCCAAG CATGGCTCCCTCAACAAGTACCACCACAGCCACCCGCTGCGGGAGCGGGCCCGCAAGCTGGCCCAGGGCATCCTCGTCATCAG GTTCGAGATGCCCTATAACATCTGGTGCGACGGCTGCAAGAACCACATCGGGATGG GCGTCCGGTACAACGCGGAGAAGAAGAAGGTCGGCACCTACTACACGACGCCCATCTACAG GTTTCGGATGAAGTGTCACCTCTGCGTCAACTACATCGAGATGCAGACGGACCCGGCCGGCTGCGACTACGTCATCGTCAGCGGGGCCCGGCGCAAGGAGGAGCGCTGGGACCTGCGGGAGAACGAGCAGGTGCTGCCCACCG AgcgggaggagaaggagaagctggagaCAGACGCCATGTTCCGGCTGGAGCACGGGGCGGCCGACCGGGCGACCCTGCAGAGAGCCGTGCCCACGCTGGCCAGCCTGCAGGAGGCCCAGAGCGCCTGGAAGGACGATTTTGCCCTCAACAGTCGCCTCCGCCAGCGCTTCAGG gaggagaagaagacgctgcgggaggaggaggaggaggcggcagcgcTGCAGGCGAAGGCCGGCCTGAGCATCCCCCTGGTGCGGGAGGCGGAGGAGGACCGGCGCCTGGCCGCGCTGCTCAAGTACCACAGCCCCGACT cctacGAGGAGAAGCAGAGGATGAAGAGGACGGAGATCTCCAGCCGCTCCTGGTTCCCCCCGGCCGCTGCCAGCGGGGGCAGAGCCGGCGAGGCGCTGCGGAAGCTGGGCCTGGGGGGGCGagcgctgcggggccgggggggcccccccgccacccccgccGGCCTGGGCATCGTCAGGCGCCGCTCCGGAGAGGGGCCCGAGGGGCCGGTGGAGCCCgggggggcggagcggggcgagacgaccccctgcagcccccccgcagcccccagcgaGCCGAGGGAGGGGGGCGATGCTGGGACAGCCCCCCCCCACGCCGCCCCCCCTCCAGCTTCCCTCGTCGCCGACTATTCAGACTCCAGCTCCGAGGCGGAGAGCGCCTGA